Part of the Sulfuriflexus mobilis genome is shown below.
GAATATAACGAGTTTTACAAACACGTTGCCCATGACTTCCAGGACCCGTTGTGCCATTTGCATAACCGTGTCGAGGGCAAACTCGAATACACCTCACTCTTGTATGTCCCCTCGAAGGCGCCGTTTGACCTATGGGATCGCGACAGCCGTCACGGCATCAAGCTGTATGTGCGCCGCGTCTTTATCATGGACGATGCCGAGCAGCTTATGCCACAGTACCTGCGTTTTGTGCGTGGAGTGATCGACTCCGCGGACCTGCCGCTGAACGTCTCGCGTGAAATCCTGCAGCACAACAAGACCATTGACAGCATGCGCGCCGGTTCGGTGAAAAAGGTCCTTGGCATGCTGGAAGCCATGGCCAAAAATGATGCAGAAAAATACGCCGGTTTCTGGGGCGAGTTTGGCCGTGTCATGAAGGAAGGCCCGGGCGAAGACTTTGCCAACCGCGAACAGATTGCCAAGTTGTTGCGCTTTGCCTCGACTCACAGCAATACCGAAACCCAGGATGTCTCACTGGATGACTACATTGCCCGTATGCAGGAAGGGCAGGACAAGATCTACTACATTACCGCCGACAGTTTCAATGCGGCAAAGAACAGCCCGCACCTCGAAATCTTCCGTAAGAAGGGTATTGAAGTCCTGCTCCTCGCCGAGCGCGTAGATGAATGGCTGGTCTCTTCACTGACCGAGTACGATGGCAAGATGCTGCAATCTGTGGCTAAGGGTGACCTTGACCTCGGTGCGCTCGAAGACCAGGAAGAGAAGGCCCAGCAGGAAAGCATCGAAAAGGAAAATGCCGACTTTATCGCGCGCATCAAGGCTAGCCTCGGCGAGGAGGTGAAAGACGTACGCGTTACCCATCGCCTCACGGATTCGCCGGCCTGTCTGGTCTCGGATGCGAATGACATAAGCGGTAATCTTGAGCGTATCCTTAAGTCGGCCGGCCAGGATGTGCCGGACCTGAAACCCATCCTCGAGGTGAACCCGGGGCATGCCCTGATCAGTATGTTAAAGGAACAGACCGACGAGGCCCGTTTCAACGACTGGGTGCAGATCCTCTTCGATCAGGCCCTGCTCACCGAGGGTGGCCAGCTCGAAGACCCGGCCGCTTTCGTCCAGCGCCTGAACGCCATGTTACTGACCCTGGCCGAGAAATAAACCTCACGACCGGCCCGGCTAAAGTCGGGCCGGCCTCTGCCGATACCTTTCATATATAAGGTTATGTTGAGGGTATGCGGCATGTCTATTCATCCCATTTCTGCTGTCTGGCTGGTAGTGTTTGGCCTGTTGTCGCTGCCGGTGGCTGCCATGGAGTCAGATGTGGTTGAGGATAATGAGCCACAGGCCGAGAGGATTAATCTTGAGGAATTCCCGCCGTATGTGCTTACGCAGAAATTCTTTGACAGCCTCTATCGCAAGGCCGAGGCTGCCCAGCCTGGCCCGGATGACTATGAAAAGGACTGCATGGTGCTGGATGACGAAGTCAGCATGCTCATGCCATTGACCTATCGCTATGTGCCGGGTTTTTACAGTGATCCTAAAAATGCCTTTGCCATCTGGATGGGGACGCTCGGTGTGCTGTCGGTGACCGATGTCGAGGTACTGGATGTGCCACTTTGGTATGGCTATCTAGGTTTCTCCGGTTATAAACGCCACGCCGAAGAAGTGCGTATTCGTAAGGCGAATCTGCGTATTGGGGCCCTGCGCCGGGTCAAGGCACGTAAGCGTTGTTTTGAGTCATTTTAAGACGCAGAGGATGCAGAGGTCATTACGGAAATTGATCGTTATATTTATTGATTTTCTCCGCATTCATTGCGCCCGCGCGTCTCTGCGCCGGGCTTATATTCATTAATCTATTTCCTCTCTATTCAGGTTTTAAGTCACTTCCGCCTCGGGCATACTGCCTGTATGTCGACTAATCCAGACAGCATGCGCCTTGATAAGTGGTTATGGGCGGCGCGCTTTTATAAAACCCGCCCCAATGCCACCGAGGCGGTGAATGGTGGCAAGGTACATTTCAATGGCCAACGCACCAAGCCCTCGCGTGCCGTGCAGTGCGGTGATGAATTGTCTATCCAGCGTGGCCCCTATCAATATACGGTGATCGTACATGCCCTGTGTAAACAACGTGGCCCGGCCACGCTCGCGCAAAGCCTCTATGAAGAGACCGCCGAGAGCCTCGCCGCCCGGGAAAAACTCGCCGCACAGCGCCAGGCCCAGGCGGTGCAGACCGCGGCCCCGCATACGCGCCCGGACAAGCGCTCACGGCGCCATATCATCCGCTTTACCCGCCGTGAAAAATAGTTAATCCCTCATGCTTTATGCGGTCTAGTCAAAGCTGACTGCGGGATCCCTGATTAATCTGGTAAACTTCCGCTTTTGCTAATACAAGCATGCGGAGGTTTCATGCGCCCGGCCCAGCTTTTAGCCGTACTGGACAGAGAATTCACAAGTACCCGCGAGGGGCACCACACACCCGTCATGCTGTGGGGTCCGCCCGGGGTAGGGAAATCGCAGATGATCGCGCAGATCGCCGCGCAGCGGCAGGTGCCGGTCATTGATATTCGTCTCTCGCAGATGGAGCCGACCGACCTGCGCGGCATCCCGTTCCGCAGCGGTGATACGGTGGAGTGGGCGATCCCGGCCTTGTTGCCGGATGCCGCGCGACATGGTGAAAGTGGCATCCTCTTCCTTGATGAGATCACCTCGGCGGCACCGACGGTCTCGGCGGCCGCCTACCAGCTGATCCTTGACCGACGCCTTGGCGAATACAAGGTGCCGGATGGCTGGGCGATCTTTGCCGCCGGTAACCGCCAGGGTGACCGTGGCGTCACCTATACCATGCCGGCACCGCTGGCGAACCGCTTTTCGCACTTCGAAGTCGATACCCACCTCGATGACTGGGTCGCCTGGGCCTATGCGAATGGTATCGATGAACGCGTCATAGCCTTTTTGCGTTTCCGCCCCGAGCTGCTGTTTGATTTTGACCCGGCGCATAACCCGGTCGCCTTCCCGTCGCCGCGTTCCTGGGAGTTTGCCCATCGCGGTCTGCAAAAGTTCGGTGACAACCCGGAACTGTTACTCGGTGCCTTGCAGGCCTGTGTCGGTCCGGCCGCGGGTATCGAATTAAAGGCCTTTGTCGATAACCTCGACAACATGCCCGACATCGATGCGATCATGCGCGGTGAAGACGTTAACGTACCGAAGGAGATCGACCTGCAATATGCCGTGGCCGCCGCGCTCGTCGGTCGTGCCATCCGCGCCAAGGGCGAGGGCAATAGCCAGGAGGTCTGGGGACATATTCTCGATTATGCACGCAACTTCCCGCAACGCGAGATGGGCGTCATGCTGGTCTCTGACATGCATCGAGCCGTCGGTGAAGAGATGTTCAGCGTGCCACAGTTTGCCGACTGGGCGAAGGCCATCGCCGATGTCATGCTCTACAATAGCAACTAGAATATTATGTCTTACCGCCAAGTACGCAAAGTTACGCGAAGTTAATGAGAAGATATGGCATTCCTTTGCGTTACTTAGCGACCTTCGCGGTTAAATATCATTATGTCTAATGATGTCGAAACAAAACTTGCCGCTGCACGCACTCGGTTAATCCTTGATAAACCGTTTCTTGGCGCGCTGGTGTTGCGTCTGCCGATGGAGCAGGCCTCGGCCGAGTGGTGCAAGACCACCGCCACCGATGCAAAAACGTTTTACTTCAATCACGATTACATCGATGCACTTTCACTGGACCAAACCCAGTTTGTATTGGCGCATGAAGCGCTGCATTGCGCACTGTCACACTTTGCACGCCGTCAGCATCGCCTCAAGCATCGTTGGGACCTGGCCTGTGACCTGGCCGTCAATCCTTTACTGGTTAACGATGGTCTGAAACCCTGCCCCGATACACTCTATGACCCGCAATACGAAAACATGACCGCCGAGGAGATCTATCCCTCGATTGACGACCTTGATGACCGCGAGACCCATGACCAGCACATCTACGATGAAGATGAGCAACAGCAAGACGATTCAGGCCAGCAGGATCAAAAGGGCCAGGGCGGTGCCGGCGGTGATAAAAAAGACCAGGACCCGCAGCAGGACAGCAGCAGTGGTGGAGGTGACAAGCCACGTGATGAACAAAGTAACAGCCAGGGTAATGCCAACCAGGCCGAGCTTGATGAGAACCTTGGCGGTGCACCGCAGCCGCCACCGTTGAATGAGTCTGAGAAGGAAGCCTTGAGTGTACAGTGGCAGCAACGCCTTGCCGGCGCCGCACAACAGGCCATGCAGTCCGGCAAGATGGGCGAGGCGATGATGCGTCTGGTTGACCACTTGTTACAACCACAACTGCCCTGGCGTATGTTACTGGCGCGTTATATGACGGCCGTTGCCCGGGATGATTACAGTTTCCAGCGGCCGTCACGGCGTGAGGGTGCGGCGATCTTGCCGAGCCTGCGCAGTGCACAACTCGACCTGACCGTGGTCGTGGATACCAGTGGTTCGATTAGTGATACTGAGATCTCGGAGTTTGTTTCCGAGATCGATGCCATTAAAGGCCAGATGCAGGCGCGCATTACCCTGCTGGCCTGTGATGACAAATTAAGCGACAACGCCCCATGGACCTGTGAGGCATGGGAAAGCTTTGAGGTCCCCGATGATATGCAGGGTGGTGGCGCGACGGATTTTCGTCCGGCCTTTGAGTTTGCCCACCAGCAGTCCAAGCAACCGGACCTGTTGATATACTTTACCGATGCCGAGGGCGAGTTCCCTGAACAGGAGGCGGGCTTCCCGGTGATCTGGCTGGTGAAGGGACGTGGCAAGGTGCCCTGGGGGCAGCGTATCCAGCTTAACTAACGAAGGACCTTGCCTGTTCGTAGCGTGCCAACAGGTACTGCCCGGCGGAATCCATGTTGTCGGCAAAACAGATAATGCCATCTTCATGGCCGAGCATAGTGATACAACCACGATCAGGATGTTGAAGGCCCTGGATTGATGCGGCAATGGCCAGGGCCATTGCCGGTGTGCCGTAACCGACCTCGGCGGGGGTACAGGCAAGCCCGAGCCTCTCGTGTTGTTGCCAGATGTCAGGGCTATGCACATGGATAACGGCCATCGTAGCGGGGCTGGCGCTATACACGGCTGCGTGGCTCATGCACTCTGATGAAGGTTTTATCGGACCGTGTGATGAAACCCGGTTGTTAGCGATATCACAGTGTTCGATATGCGCATAGTCTTCGGCCGTAAGCCGGGCGAGCCCACCGGTTTGTGTGCCGCTGATGAGGAACGTGTTATCAGCCAGGCGGTGACTCATGTTGCCGTAGGCAAGACCGCCATAACGTGCGCCGTCCTGGCCGATAAGCCCGTGGGCATGCATGCGCTGATGCCAGGACATGAGGCTGAGCAGCTCAGGGTAATCCACCGCCTGGCTAAAGCGGTGTGATAAATTATATTGAATAACGCCTTCTTGCTCATTCATGGTCATAGGGTATTAGCAACGGATAGAGTCAGTGTAACGTAATGATATAACGTTATGCTGTATGAAATAATAGAAAAGGTGTAAGTGTGCCACTTTCAACAGAAGATAATTTGCGACTCAACGTAATGCTGGCCAGCCAGGTCGATGCTATACGCATCGACGAGGGGCGCATGATCGTTTATGGCCTGTCTGCAACCAACGAGGCAGAGATCAGACTAAACCCGAACTGCAAGGATGAGCAATACATCAGGCAAGTGCGTGAACTGTTGTCCGCACATGTATTGGGCTCGCCAGGTGGTTATCCTGTTTATCTGAAACGCTGGACACGCATGGGACAAATGAAGGATGAAAGCCTGGCGGACCTCCTCAAATTGGGGGAACCCGAGGCCGTTATGGCGGTAGTCTGTGCGCCGGGTTTGACGGATGAACAGGCACGACTGGCCTGGTGGGCTTCGCCCGAGGCCGAGCATGCACGACGTATGCTGGAAAACGAACTCATTGTGAAAGGTTCCATGGGTAAGGAACTGGCAGATTTTCTGGTAGAGTTTTTGCCGTTTGAAGAAGACCCCTATGCAATTGTCCGCAGTGTGCGACTGGTTTTGCAGGCGGACCTGATCGATGACAAGACCCGTAAGTCCTTGTGGGAACGCGGCAGGAAGAAAAATGTTTTCCGCATCGGTTTTCTTGAGGCCTGTGCCGATGATCTTCCGGAAAGTATCCCGGCGCGCAGCGATGCCGAAGGCCTCGCCGAGGCCTTACAGTCGCTTGTGGATGAAGGCAACAGCCTGGCAGAAAGATTGTTGCGTGTTTTATCTTCAGAAGGACAAAGTTTCCTGGATACTGCTGAGACGATCCTGCGCAAGCCTTCTAATCAGGAAGTCGTGTGTGCATTGATGAATGCGCTGGGTAATTACTTCAGTGGGCAACAGCTGCATGGGCAGGGTGAACAGGATATCGAGCGGCTGCTTGCAGAGGCTGAATCGGCCTGTGCAGAGGGGGAGGCCGCCGCGATCATTTCTGCGTTGCCGGCATTACAGGCCGAGGTGGCGGCCATGCAGGTCCTGGCAAGGATTACCGATGAAGTCTGTACACCGGTTTTTGCCCGTACCGATGCCATCGGTACCGTGATGCGAAAGAAACTCGAGCCGGTGACGACGCCCATCTTCCAGCAATTTACGACACTACGCGGTTCAGCTCCCTGAGCCAAGCCTCTGTATCGGCCCACCGGGGGGTTTTTCAAGTCCTCGCTGCAGTTATTTACATATTTCCCCGTTCAAATCATAAGCAGCTGATATTTATATATAAATAAATCAGGTTTGTGTCGTGTGTTCTGTGAACTGCGCACGCCACCGCTACAGAATATGGACTATATTTATTTACACGGACTGGGTGGGCCATAGCGGCTTACCGATACCAGGGAGGTGTCTGCACCAATAGTCATAACAAGGGTAGTCATAACAATGGCGGTGTACGAAGGGATGGGGAGTAATGAACGTGCCCCCGGGCAAGGAAGGGATGATGATCTCAACAACAGTCAGTCAGTTTATAGACCAACAGGGCGTCAAGTACGTGGTACTGCCGCATGCCGAGACCCGGACCCTGGAGGAATGTGCGGAAGCGGTAGGTGCATCCTTTGCAAAGATGTTGCGTGCAGTGGTCATCACCAATGGTATTGGCCACTACATGGTCGTGTTGCCAATTACCCACGTACTCGATTTCAAGGCCCTGCAGCGACAACTGGGTAAGGATTTCAGGGTCGCCCCTTATCGTAACTTTTCGGATTGTTTTGGTTGTTGCGCGCGGGGTTCTGTGCCGCCCTTGGGAACAGCATTTGGTATGCCGATGCTGATTGATATCAGTGTCCGCGATCTCGAAGAGGTATTTTTTGAGCCGGGCAGTCATACCGAGGCCATCAAGATGCGTGGCAGGGATTTTCTTGGTCTCATAGAAGGGGCGGAGTATGGGGCCTTTGCCTACGCGTTAACGCAACTGGCTGAGATGGATGTCAGCACCATTCGCTACGCTTCGCCGAATGATATTAAACGTCGCATTGAAGAGATCTATGAACTCCCGGTGATCCCGGCGATTGCTCACAGGATCCTGCAGCTCAATAGTCAGGCCGATGCCAGTGCCAATGACCTGGCAGAGATTGTACAGATGGACCCGAGCCTGTCAGCACAGACCCTGCGTTATGCCAATTCCCCTGTCTTTGGTTATAAGGGCAGGATTGATACGCTGCAGGAGGCCATTGCCCGCGTTTTGGGTTATGACATGGTTATCAATATGGCACTGGGCATAGCCATTGGTCGAGCCTTCCGTGCGCCGGAGGATGGTCCTCTGGGTATGAATGCCTTTTGGCGACATAGCGTGGCCTGTGCCACCCTGGCACAACGTCTGGCCAGGATGATGCCTGCTGACAAACGTCCGAAGCCGGGTATGGCCTACCTGTGTGGCTTGTTACATAACTTTGGTTTTCTTTTATTGGGCCACCTCTTCCAGCCCGAGTTTTATCTGTTAAACAAACTCGCCGCGGCCAATCCCAAAACTCCGATCAGCGAGCTGGAACGGCGCGTGCTCGGCATGGGGCGTGCGAAGGATGTGATTGAAATGGGTCATGCACAAATGGGTGCGTGGCTGATGGAGGCCTGGAATATGCCGGCTGAGGTTGTTGCTGCAGTGCGCGAACATCATCACGATGATTATAAGGGTGAACATGCGGTGTTCGTCAGGCTGGTTAAACTGGCCAACCACCTGCTCAAACGCATTGACATCGGTGATGAGACGAATAGCCATATCCCTGACAAGCTGCTCACCGAACTGGGTCTGGATGAGGACACAGTGATTGATGACTTCGAAATGCTTGTCGAAGATAAAATGGAAGAAGTTACCGCGATGGCCAAACAAATGGCCGCCTAGCCTGGCCTGTGTCTGCCATCAGGCGCGGATATAGGCCCAGCCCAGTTTCAGGCGCTTGATGATTTGCTCCAGGGCGGCATTGACCCGTTGGGCCTCCGGAATAAGCTCTATCTCTTTGCCTTCTTTCAGGTGTGCATTTTCCATCGCGTGGCCACAGGCATAAAAGGCGACGTTCTGGTGCTCCGTGACAATAGAGCGGATCCGCCCCTGGTAAGGAGAACCCTCGCGTAACATGGCAATGCCTTCAGCATTGGCGACAATCTCAAGGTTAATCGGGCGATGGTGACTTTCCCTCTCCGTCAGTAATTGCTCTGCTGTATTCAGTACCTTTTCAATACTCTCCTCATCTTTGCTGCTGATGTGCAGGAGGATATTTTCATTGTTATCCTTGGTGGGATTGAATTGCGCCAGCGAGCCAAAGCTTGGCGTGTTAGCCGAATCGGATAACTGGGTGTGACCGATCCAGCCGGCGCTAACACTCAATACAAACAGAACGGACGCGGCAATGCCGGCCGAAAACCAGTTTACCCTGGAGGTTTGAGGTGCCGTCTGCTGAATAAGCCTGGGTGGTTCAGCATAGGCCAGTCGCATCATGTCTTTGGTCTGCTGCAGGCAGTTAATGCGTTCGGTCAGTTCGCGATCTTCCTGCATGAGTTTTAAAATACGCGCGAGGGTATTGTTATCCAATTGCCCATCGATAAAGGCATTTAACTGTTCATTTGTAAAAATACTCATTTTACCCTCCGCACATAGTTACACCGTGTGGTCTTGCTCTGCTGGAATTCCTGAAGGTGCTCACGCAATTGTGTACGGGCACGGCTCAGACGACTCATCACTGTGCCAAGTGGAATATCCAGAATATTGGCAACCTCCTGGTAACTGAATGCTGCCAGGTCAACCAGGCTGACTATTTCACGCTGTTCGGGTTTGAGTTTTTCAATGGCGGCGTGGACCTTTTGGGTAATCTGCCGGCGATAAACATCGTCTTCGCCGTCTTCCTCATAAACCAGGTGATGTTCTTGCAACTCGCTGAACTCGCGGCGTCGCCGACACATGTCACACCAGCAATTATGCATGATGCTGAATAGCCAGCTTTTCATGGCACCGTCCTGTTTCAGGCTGTGTGCATTGCGCATGGCCTTTAACGAGGTCTCTTGTGCCAGATCACTGGCCAGTTGTGGGTCATGGCACCAGGAATAGGCGACCCGATAGAGGTCATCCCAATATCCCGCCAGTCTGGTACGAAACTGTGTCGATCGTCCCTGTAAAATACGCATGGTATGCTGCCTGTCTTGGGGCTTGTTATTGTCTATATGACGTGCCTAAATTACAAAGTATTCCATATTTTTTGCTTTATTATCCTGTAGAGGGAAATAAAACCGCACCTGCTGCGTCTAATGTATATAGGGAAGTAAACCGGAGGGTGATAAAAATGAAAAAAGTGCTTGTATATCTGGCGGTTAGCATGCTGCTCTGGCAGGGCGCGGCCATCCAGGCCAAGGAGCGTCTGAGCTCAGTAAAGGAAGACGCCAGGCATATCAAAGAGTGGAACCGTTTTTCCGACTCGCTGTATACGTTACACAAATGGTTGATTTCCAATCACAATATTCGTACCGAGGAATCCAGCGGCGGTTATCGTAAAGGCTATCTGGGCGGACCGGATTTTTACCGTGAGGTAAAGTACTTCGATGCCGACAGCGGGCGCCTGCTTAGCCAGATTCAATGGGAAAAGGAAAACCCTGATTTCATTCATAATATCGAGGTTTATATTTACGACGAAGAGGGCAATATCAAGCTCGATTACCTGGCCGCCTATCTGCCAGCCTTTCGTAACGCGCCGGTGCAGACCCTGATCAACCTGCACGCCTATAACGATAATCTGCATGCCTTCCGGCAATTTGATGCCTCGGGTGAGCGTATCTACGAGCAATGTTCGGGCGATCACCTCTCCGGTGAAGTGGATATTTCGCTCGAGGATTATGAGATGCTTTCACCCTCGAACGCCAATGCCCAACTGTTGGCCAGTGAGACCTATACGGCCTGTTTCGGCACCCTGGCTTCCTCAGTGGGTAGCTACCTTGACCCCTTAAGCAATCTTCCTGATTCGGCAAGCTCAGCCAAGGCGGTGGATGACAATACTTTCGAGTTTGTTGCCGCGCAGGTACTGGCCCTGACCAGGCAGATAGAGGCGCAACCGAAGCAATCAAAACTCTATCTCGAACGCGGCAAGTTAAATGTGCGTATGCTGGAATTTGCCGATGCCGTGGCAGACACCAGCAAGGCCCTGGAACTGGACGCGTCACAGATAGAGGCCTATTTCTGGCGTGGCATGGCGTTGGGCAGGCAACGGCAACTCGACGCGGCGATCAAGGACCTGAGTCTTTATCTGGAGCACCGGCCGAAAGATTCACGCGCCTTTACCAAACGTGGTGTGCGCTATATCTGGAAGGGCGATCTGCAGAGCGCAGAAAAGGATCTCCGTCGGGCCATTGAGCTGGATGCCAATAACGCCGAGGCCCATGATGACCTCGGGGTCATTGTCGCACAGCGGGGCGAGTTGGCCGAGGCGGCACGCCATTTTTCCACCACTGTGAGTGTTGACCCCAGCTATGCCAAGGGACACCAGAACCTGGCCATGACCTATTTCCTGCAAGCGGAGTACATGACGGCCCTGCAGTCGGTCAACCGTAGTCTCGCCCTGGAAACCGATAATCGCAGTTCGTTATTACTGAAAAGCGAGATCCTCGATGCACTCGGCCGTGGTGAAGAGGCCGCAGACTTTAAGGCCCAGGCCGAATATTTGCCCGAGGCCGGCTGGTCGGAGCGCTTCCACGCCGGGCCATAAATCCCTCGCATTGGCCGATTGATTCTCTTGACTGGCATCCTGTTGTGGGCTGTGGGCATAATCATGGGCTCATAAAAACACAACAAACAGATGTCAGTTTAGGGAGGCAAGGCATGCGCATTATTCTTCTGGGTGGCCCCGGCGCCGGTAAGGGCACACAGGCCAACTATATTAAAGACAAGTTCAATATCCCGCAGATTTCAACCGGCGACATGCTGCGTGCCGCCGTCAAGGCGGGCACACCACTCGGGATCGAGGCAAAGAAGGTTATGGATGCCGGTGGTCTGGTATCAGATGAAATCATCCTTGGTCTGGTCAAGGAACGTATCGCCGAGGCAGATTGCAAAAACGGCTTTCTGTTTGATGGCTTTCCGCGCACCATCCCGCAGGCAGACTCCCTGAAAGAAAAGGGCGTGGCTGTCGATGCCGTGGTCGAGATCGATGTCGATGATAGTGAGATCGTCAAACGCATGAGTGGTCGTCGTGCCCACCTTGCATCGGGCCGTACTTATCACGTTATATATAACCCGCCGAAGGTGGAGGGTAAGGATGATCTTACCGGTGAAGCCCTGGTGCAGCGTGATGATGACAAAGAAGAGACCGTGCGCAAGCGCCTCGAGGTGTATCACGAACAAACCGAGCCGCTGATCGCATACTATTCCGGCTGGGCGAACAGTGGCGAAGCCGGTGCGCCAAAGTACGTGAAGGTCAACGGCGTTGGCTCGGTAGAGGAGATTCGCGAAGCGATCTTTGCTGGCCTGGCCTGAATCCACTCGCCAGGCATCGAATAGAAGAAATGGCCGGTTACACCGGCCATTTCTGTTTTCCCACTCCCTCCTGCAAAGGAAACCGACACGCTTCCCTAACTAAGTATAGACCGTCCCAGCACCTGTGCAGGGTGATGTATACTAGGCGGCCAGAAAAAACAGGAACCCGCATGAGTCGATATACCGGAACCGAAGACTTCTCACACGAAATGCCTGATCGCACAGGTATTTTATTGTGTAATTTGGGTACCCCGGAGGCGCCGACACCCTCGGCAGTACGTCGCTATCTGGCGGAATTTCTCAGC
Proteins encoded:
- a CDS encoding DUF2201 family putative metallopeptidase, with product MSNDVETKLAAARTRLILDKPFLGALVLRLPMEQASAEWCKTTATDAKTFYFNHDYIDALSLDQTQFVLAHEALHCALSHFARRQHRLKHRWDLACDLAVNPLLVNDGLKPCPDTLYDPQYENMTAEEIYPSIDDLDDRETHDQHIYDEDEQQQDDSGQQDQKGQGGAGGDKKDQDPQQDSSSGGGDKPRDEQSNSQGNANQAELDENLGGAPQPPPLNESEKEALSVQWQQRLAGAAQQAMQSGKMGEAMMRLVDHLLQPQLPWRMLLARYMTAVARDDYSFQRPSRREGAAILPSLRSAQLDLTVVVDTSGSISDTEISEFVSEIDAIKGQMQARITLLACDDKLSDNAPWTCEAWESFEVPDDMQGGGATDFRPAFEFAHQQSKQPDLLIYFTDAEGEFPEQEAGFPVIWLVKGRGKVPWGQRIQLN
- a CDS encoding HDOD domain-containing protein gives rise to the protein MNVPPGKEGMMISTTVSQFIDQQGVKYVVLPHAETRTLEECAEAVGASFAKMLRAVVITNGIGHYMVVLPITHVLDFKALQRQLGKDFRVAPYRNFSDCFGCCARGSVPPLGTAFGMPMLIDISVRDLEEVFFEPGSHTEAIKMRGRDFLGLIEGAEYGAFAYALTQLAEMDVSTIRYASPNDIKRRIEEIYELPVIPAIAHRILQLNSQADASANDLAEIVQMDPSLSAQTLRYANSPVFGYKGRIDTLQEAIARVLGYDMVINMALGIAIGRAFRAPEDGPLGMNAFWRHSVACATLAQRLARMMPADKRPKPGMAYLCGLLHNFGFLLLGHLFQPEFYLLNKLAAANPKTPISELERRVLGMGRAKDVIEMGHAQMGAWLMEAWNMPAEVVAAVREHHHDDYKGEHAVFVRLVKLANHLLKRIDIGDETNSHIPDKLLTELGLDEDTVIDDFEMLVEDKMEEVTAMAKQMAA
- a CDS encoding sulfur reduction protein DsrS, with protein sequence MPLSTEDNLRLNVMLASQVDAIRIDEGRMIVYGLSATNEAEIRLNPNCKDEQYIRQVRELLSAHVLGSPGGYPVYLKRWTRMGQMKDESLADLLKLGEPEAVMAVVCAPGLTDEQARLAWWASPEAEHARRMLENELIVKGSMGKELADFLVEFLPFEEDPYAIVRSVRLVLQADLIDDKTRKSLWERGRKKNVFRIGFLEACADDLPESIPARSDAEGLAEALQSLVDEGNSLAERLLRVLSSEGQSFLDTAETILRKPSNQEVVCALMNALGNYFSGQQLHGQGEQDIERLLAEAESACAEGEAAAIISALPALQAEVAAMQVLARITDEVCTPVFARTDAIGTVMRKKLEPVTTPIFQQFTTLRGSAP
- the htpG gene encoding molecular chaperone HtpG; the protein is MTVETHKETLEFQTEVQQLLRLMIHSLYSNKEIFLRELISNASDACDKLRFEALADDALFEGDSALGVSVSFDKEAKTLTIADNGIGMSREEVIDNIGTIAKSGTKQFFESLTGDQASDANLIGQFGVGFYSAFIVADKVTLETRRAGTGSEHGVRWESAGEGDFSLETIERDKHGTTVILHLRDDEDEFLDGFRLRNIIRKYSDHISLPISMPAEGEDKAGELETVNSASALWARSKSEISDEEYNEFYKHVAHDFQDPLCHLHNRVEGKLEYTSLLYVPSKAPFDLWDRDSRHGIKLYVRRVFIMDDAEQLMPQYLRFVRGVIDSADLPLNVSREILQHNKTIDSMRAGSVKKVLGMLEAMAKNDAEKYAGFWGEFGRVMKEGPGEDFANREQIAKLLRFASTHSNTETQDVSLDDYIARMQEGQDKIYYITADSFNAAKNSPHLEIFRKKGIEVLLLAERVDEWLVSSLTEYDGKMLQSVAKGDLDLGALEDQEEKAQQESIEKENADFIARIKASLGEEVKDVRVTHRLTDSPACLVSDANDISGNLERILKSAGQDVPDLKPILEVNPGHALISMLKEQTDEARFNDWVQILFDQALLTEGGQLEDPAAFVQRLNAMLLTLAEK
- a CDS encoding tetratricopeptide repeat protein: MKKVLVYLAVSMLLWQGAAIQAKERLSSVKEDARHIKEWNRFSDSLYTLHKWLISNHNIRTEESSGGYRKGYLGGPDFYREVKYFDADSGRLLSQIQWEKENPDFIHNIEVYIYDEEGNIKLDYLAAYLPAFRNAPVQTLINLHAYNDNLHAFRQFDASGERIYEQCSGDHLSGEVDISLEDYEMLSPSNANAQLLASETYTACFGTLASSVGSYLDPLSNLPDSASSAKAVDDNTFEFVAAQVLALTRQIEAQPKQSKLYLERGKLNVRMLEFADAVADTSKALELDASQIEAYFWRGMALGRQRQLDAAIKDLSLYLEHRPKDSRAFTKRGVRYIWKGDLQSAEKDLRRAIELDANNAEAHDDLGVIVAQRGELAEAARHFSTTVSVDPSYAKGHQNLAMTYFLQAEYMTALQSVNRSLALETDNRSSLLLKSEILDALGRGEEAADFKAQAEYLPEAGWSERFHAGP
- a CDS encoding AAA family ATPase, which translates into the protein MRPAQLLAVLDREFTSTREGHHTPVMLWGPPGVGKSQMIAQIAAQRQVPVIDIRLSQMEPTDLRGIPFRSGDTVEWAIPALLPDAARHGESGILFLDEITSAAPTVSAAAYQLILDRRLGEYKVPDGWAIFAAGNRQGDRGVTYTMPAPLANRFSHFEVDTHLDDWVAWAYANGIDERVIAFLRFRPELLFDFDPAHNPVAFPSPRSWEFAHRGLQKFGDNPELLLGALQACVGPAAGIELKAFVDNLDNMPDIDAIMRGEDVNVPKEIDLQYAVAAALVGRAIRAKGEGNSQEVWGHILDYARNFPQREMGVMLVSDMHRAVGEEMFSVPQFADWAKAIADVMLYNSN
- a CDS encoding class II aldolase/adducin family protein, coding for MNEQEGVIQYNLSHRFSQAVDYPELLSLMSWHQRMHAHGLIGQDGARYGGLAYGNMSHRLADNTFLISGTQTGGLARLTAEDYAHIEHCDIANNRVSSHGPIKPSSECMSHAAVYSASPATMAVIHVHSPDIWQQHERLGLACTPAEVGYGTPAMALAIAASIQGLQHPDRGCITMLGHEDGIICFADNMDSAGQYLLARYEQARSFVS
- a CDS encoding RNA polymerase sigma factor, encoding MRILQGRSTQFRTRLAGYWDDLYRVAYSWCHDPQLASDLAQETSLKAMRNAHSLKQDGAMKSWLFSIMHNCWCDMCRRRREFSELQEHHLVYEEDGEDDVYRRQITQKVHAAIEKLKPEQREIVSLVDLAAFSYQEVANILDIPLGTVMSRLSRARTQLREHLQEFQQSKTTRCNYVRRVK
- a CDS encoding RNA-binding S4 domain-containing protein; the protein is MSTNPDSMRLDKWLWAARFYKTRPNATEAVNGGKVHFNGQRTKPSRAVQCGDELSIQRGPYQYTVIVHALCKQRGPATLAQSLYEETAESLAAREKLAAQRQAQAVQTAAPHTRPDKRSRRHIIRFTRREK